Proteins encoded in a region of the Corynebacterium breve genome:
- a CDS encoding HNH endonuclease signature motif containing protein, translating to MSSNFYSICSTQHPLAIHQTEIRRAEYNMWQSIYASVQTQADVRDWTEHAASLRAHIGGSDHANANNLLALETLEYLPNFSALVESMMHVSIHVLRRIGLTLCCDTFWGDTDNQASIDQFLVEFLTPTRPNQAMPGTTKICNKLTEFLRLLAVEEGTEPEDPYARYSNVENSDGTFTVSSTWDPVTAGRVDALIRKHAANNDLTLAEAHAELLLGKADIKIVMNLYRASDIVDSPVWMPGVGFLGQSGSALADELTTYSRDILAAATEQTTAYRVTSRIRAYLEGRDGTCRWPGCSRPAHRTEKDHRVNWDEGGPTTPWNMVCLCAHHHNRKTDGVINYILDPITGDVYWLFSDGTWSVDEASGPLAPKNARWISTLNHRKQRRRMRKGPLRPPKDPRRYASIGDPNAPPF from the coding sequence GTGTCTTCCAACTTTTATTCCATCTGCTCAACGCAGCATCCGCTAGCAATCCACCAAACAGAGATTCGCCGCGCCGAATACAACATGTGGCAAAGCATCTACGCCTCTGTCCAAACTCAAGCCGACGTTCGCGATTGGACCGAACACGCCGCATCCTTACGTGCGCACATCGGGGGCTCCGACCACGCCAATGCAAACAACCTTCTTGCGCTCGAGACGCTCGAGTACCTTCCGAATTTCTCAGCGCTAGTCGAATCGATGATGCATGTCAGCATCCATGTTTTACGTCGTATCGGTCTTACTCTTTGCTGCGATACCTTCTGGGGCGATACAGACAATCAGGCCTCAATTGACCAGTTTCTGGTCGAATTTCTTACGCCAACACGCCCAAATCAGGCGATGCCTGGCACGACGAAAATCTGCAATAAACTCACCGAGTTCCTCCGGCTACTTGCCGTTGAAGAAGGCACAGAACCCGAGGACCCTTATGCCAGATACTCGAATGTAGAGAATTCGGACGGCACGTTCACAGTTTCATCCACTTGGGATCCGGTTACTGCCGGGCGAGTCGACGCGCTCATCCGCAAGCACGCAGCGAACAACGATCTCACCTTGGCGGAAGCACACGCCGAGCTTTTGCTGGGCAAGGCCGATATCAAGATCGTCATGAACCTTTATCGTGCCTCCGACATAGTCGACTCTCCCGTCTGGATGCCTGGTGTCGGATTCCTCGGTCAAAGTGGCTCCGCTCTCGCCGACGAGTTGACCACCTACTCCCGCGACATTCTCGCGGCTGCAACCGAACAGACCACTGCCTATCGCGTCACTTCTCGGATCCGTGCCTACCTTGAGGGCCGCGACGGTACATGTCGCTGGCCTGGGTGCTCACGGCCTGCACACCGCACTGAGAAAGACCACCGCGTGAACTGGGACGAAGGCGGCCCAACTACGCCGTGGAATATGGTGTGCCTCTGCGCTCACCACCACAATCGCAAAACTGACGGGGTCATCAACTACATCCTCGACCCCATTACAGGTGATGTTTACTGGCTTTTTTCTGACGGCACTTGGTCAGTCGATGAAGCTTCGGGGCCTCTCGCACCCAAGAACGCACGTTGGATTAGCACACTTAACCACCGCAAACAACGTCGCAGGATGAGGAAAGGGCCACTACGCCCACCGAAAGACCCGCGACGGTACGCCAGCATCGGTGATCCCAACGCCCCGCCGTTCTAG
- a CDS encoding tRNA (cytidine(34)-2'-O)-methyltransferase, which produces MSELHVIFDNPVIPPNTGNAIRMCAGTGATLHLVEPLGFSLDDKHLRRSGLDYHDLAHVEVHPDIDACFDALPNSRIFAFTTRATTRFTDIEFRPGDALLFGTEPTGLPDEHLAKTRVTAELRIPMLPARRSMNLSNSAAVACYEAWRQLGFPGGV; this is translated from the coding sequence GTGTCAGAATTGCATGTCATCTTCGATAATCCCGTCATCCCGCCGAATACTGGCAACGCCATTCGCATGTGCGCCGGAACGGGTGCCACACTTCACCTTGTTGAACCGCTGGGCTTCTCCCTCGATGACAAGCATCTACGCCGTTCAGGACTGGATTACCACGACCTCGCACACGTTGAAGTCCACCCTGATATCGACGCATGCTTCGATGCACTGCCAAACTCCCGCATTTTTGCATTTACGACGAGAGCTACCACCCGATTCACTGATATCGAGTTCCGCCCCGGAGATGCATTGCTGTTTGGCACGGAGCCTACTGGCTTGCCGGACGAGCATCTCGCGAAAACTCGCGTCACGGCCGAGCTGCGAATTCCGATGTTGCCTGCGCGACGCTCGATGAATCTGTCCAACTCTGCGGCCGTTGCGTGTTACGAAGCGTGGCGACAGCTCGGCTTTCCCGGCGGGGTTTAA
- a CDS encoding DUF3017 domain-containing protein, with product MANLSLDNPHDLDNRPSVFPKWAQWGGVVALFVGLIVATAYALTEHWRRATFVLGASMLWVAVLRITCDSKVIGLIAVRSRRFDVLFSSLLGAAMIWMSVSIDSLGS from the coding sequence TTGGCTAACCTCTCGCTGGACAACCCACACGACCTAGACAACCGTCCTTCTGTATTCCCCAAGTGGGCACAGTGGGGCGGGGTCGTTGCGCTGTTCGTCGGATTGATTGTGGCCACGGCATACGCGCTAACAGAGCATTGGCGACGAGCCACGTTTGTCCTTGGCGCGTCAATGCTCTGGGTAGCAGTGCTGCGGATAACCTGCGATTCAAAAGTGATCGGACTCATCGCGGTACGGTCGAGGCGGTTTGATGTGCTGTTCAGCAGCCTTCTCGGCGCAGCAATGATTTGGATGTCGGTATCTATCGACTCGCTGGGTAGCTAG
- the metX gene encoding homoserine O-acetyltransferase MetX produces MLNLPKEGVLSHQPIGDFITEAGAVINDATVAFQRWGEFRGDPHGKNNIVLVEHALTGDSDAATWWEGLIGPGLALDTDEWCIICTNVIGGCSGTTGPTSIHPDGTPWGSRFPATSIRDQVRAEQIFLEELGITRFHAVLGGSMGGARALEWTILFPDAMGYACVIAVSARSSAWQIGIQSAQISAIVRDPAWANGDYYSTGASPQNGLAAARRIAHLTYRGEQELDERFGTIPQAGENPLGAYRRDDQRFAVQSYLDYQGDKLVERFDAGSYVALTDALNRHDIGRGRGGLNKALASSIVPTMIVGVDTDILYPYHQQEHLSRNLGNLLAMAKIVSPVGHDAFLVETRQMDRILRNFIALTQQVPSPNELAERNGIYDI; encoded by the coding sequence GTGCTAAATCTCCCCAAAGAGGGAGTTCTCAGCCACCAACCCATCGGCGATTTCATCACCGAGGCTGGTGCCGTAATCAACGACGCGACAGTTGCTTTCCAACGATGGGGCGAGTTTCGCGGTGACCCTCATGGCAAAAACAACATCGTGCTTGTCGAGCACGCCCTCACCGGCGATTCCGACGCCGCGACATGGTGGGAAGGGCTCATCGGTCCTGGCCTCGCTTTGGATACCGATGAGTGGTGCATCATCTGCACCAACGTCATCGGCGGCTGCTCGGGGACTACCGGCCCTACCAGCATCCATCCTGACGGCACGCCTTGGGGATCACGGTTTCCCGCTACCTCAATCCGCGATCAGGTCCGCGCGGAGCAAATCTTCCTAGAAGAACTCGGGATTACGCGATTTCACGCCGTCCTCGGCGGTTCCATGGGCGGTGCCCGCGCGCTTGAGTGGACGATTCTCTTCCCCGACGCCATGGGGTACGCCTGCGTCATCGCTGTTTCCGCGCGTTCCAGCGCTTGGCAGATTGGCATTCAGTCCGCCCAGATTTCTGCGATTGTCCGTGACCCAGCCTGGGCGAACGGCGATTATTACTCCACCGGTGCCTCCCCGCAGAACGGCCTCGCCGCCGCTCGTCGCATCGCCCACCTTACTTATCGCGGTGAGCAGGAGTTAGACGAGCGATTCGGCACCATCCCGCAGGCCGGAGAAAACCCGCTTGGAGCTTATCGACGAGACGATCAGCGGTTTGCAGTGCAAAGTTACCTTGATTACCAAGGAGACAAGTTAGTCGAGCGTTTCGATGCTGGGTCCTACGTCGCGCTGACCGACGCGCTCAACAGGCATGACATTGGCCGCGGGCGTGGTGGGTTGAACAAGGCCCTAGCTAGCTCAATCGTTCCGACCATGATTGTCGGAGTAGACACAGATATTCTGTATCCTTACCACCAGCAGGAACACCTATCACGCAACCTTGGCAACCTACTTGCGATGGCCAAGATTGTATCCCCTGTGGGACACGACGCTTTTCTCGTCGAAACGCGCCAGATGGATCGCATCCTGCGCAACTTCATCGCGCTTACCCAGCAAGTCCCCTCCCCGAATGAGCTTGCCGAGCGCAACGGTATCTATGACATCTAG
- a CDS encoding PLP-dependent aminotransferase family protein: protein MTLPLRIAAEIRTAVAKGALLPGDPVESTRQAARRLGCSRGTVVNAYEQLIAEGYLVAEAGSGTRINPELTTLHPTPSSLPESKPIEPSALTELTPGRPDVSGIITPEWRAAWREAASHPPTPTDPLGSMPFRREIANHLRLMRGLIVDPARVVVTAGAREGLALFLRALRISSVGVETPGYPSLRRVPEVLGCNVVEVPVDESGVTAPRSSLEALLVTPSHQYPLGGSMPAARRTELVAWARDNDAWLIEDDFDSELRYVGHPLPALAALAPEKTVLLGTFSSVISPALACGYLVVPEQTLPSVAQIRAILGQPASAITQEALAQFLASGALRRHTGRMRKAYQRRRDVLTGALDDCPNLQLVPVVGGLHAVIRCLDVDASDVVARCAAQGIGITALQDYWAGVGADNGLVLGFGQLDDEHLRFALDVLIQAASASPRLSSGT from the coding sequence ATGACGCTGCCCCTAAGAATCGCCGCCGAAATCCGCACCGCTGTTGCCAAAGGCGCGCTCCTGCCCGGCGACCCCGTAGAATCCACCCGCCAGGCGGCTCGTCGTCTAGGCTGCTCACGCGGAACCGTAGTCAACGCCTATGAACAACTCATCGCCGAGGGCTACCTCGTCGCCGAAGCCGGCTCCGGGACGCGTATCAACCCCGAGCTGACCACGCTGCATCCCACGCCATCTAGCTTGCCGGAGAGCAAGCCAATTGAGCCTTCCGCTCTGACCGAACTCACCCCTGGCCGTCCTGACGTCTCCGGCATCATCACCCCGGAGTGGCGCGCAGCTTGGCGCGAAGCCGCATCACACCCACCAACCCCAACCGACCCGCTCGGTTCGATGCCTTTTCGCCGAGAGATCGCCAACCACTTGCGGCTCATGCGTGGATTGATTGTGGATCCTGCACGAGTCGTCGTCACCGCGGGCGCGAGAGAGGGGCTGGCCCTATTCCTTCGTGCACTCCGCATCTCGAGCGTGGGTGTCGAGACCCCCGGATACCCCAGCCTGCGTCGTGTACCTGAGGTCTTGGGGTGCAATGTTGTCGAAGTTCCCGTCGATGAATCGGGCGTAACAGCTCCACGTAGCTCGCTCGAAGCGCTTCTTGTCACTCCGAGCCATCAGTACCCGCTCGGGGGATCGATGCCTGCGGCACGTCGCACCGAACTCGTCGCCTGGGCAAGAGACAACGACGCATGGCTGATTGAGGACGACTTCGATTCGGAGCTCCGCTATGTCGGGCATCCGCTTCCTGCCCTCGCCGCTCTCGCGCCCGAGAAGACGGTATTGCTCGGCACGTTTTCGTCGGTCATTTCTCCAGCGCTGGCATGCGGTTACCTGGTTGTGCCCGAGCAAACGCTCCCGTCTGTGGCCCAGATCAGAGCGATCCTCGGACAGCCCGCGAGTGCGATCACCCAGGAAGCACTTGCCCAGTTCCTGGCTAGCGGCGCTCTTCGTCGGCATACCGGCCGAATGCGAAAGGCCTATCAGCGTCGTCGCGACGTCTTGACCGGCGCCCTCGATGACTGCCCCAATCTTCAATTAGTCCCCGTCGTCGGAGGCTTACATGCGGTAATTCGATGCCTCGATGTCGATGCCTCCGACGTAGTCGCACGCTGCGCAGCCCAGGGCATCGGAATCACCGCCCTGCAGGATTATTGGGCCGGAGTCGGCGCTGACAACGGCCTGGTCTTAGGATTTGGACAGCTTGACGACGAGCACCTGCGCTTTGCACTTGATGTGCTCATCCAAGCGGCTTCCGCCTCTCCCCGGCTATCGTCGGGAACATGA
- a CDS encoding MBL fold metallo-hydrolase — MNIILLGHSTVAVDAPEGRFVIDPGNLTDDPQLEKAQAVLITHIHPDHCDTAAIRASGLPVFGPHAVVDELGTGTVVRSGEQITVLGQEISCVGEIHEMIHPDLPRPENVGYFFDGVLHPGDEFIEIEGVRTLLMPIACPWVKGEFAANWAREINAERTIPIHDEVLSDKGRNLYDNVYENLGVPGYTRVPQGKNFKTA, encoded by the coding sequence ATGAACATCATTCTTCTCGGACATTCCACCGTTGCCGTCGATGCGCCAGAAGGCCGCTTTGTCATCGACCCAGGCAACCTAACCGATGACCCGCAATTAGAAAAAGCCCAGGCAGTTCTCATCACCCACATCCACCCTGACCATTGCGATACTGCAGCAATCCGAGCCTCGGGTCTACCGGTTTTTGGTCCGCACGCCGTAGTCGACGAATTGGGTACGGGCACCGTCGTCCGGTCCGGCGAGCAGATTACGGTGCTTGGCCAGGAAATCTCCTGTGTGGGAGAAATCCATGAGATGATCCATCCAGATCTTCCCCGTCCAGAAAACGTTGGCTATTTCTTTGACGGCGTTCTCCACCCCGGCGATGAATTCATCGAGATCGAAGGCGTGCGAACTCTTCTCATGCCGATTGCTTGCCCTTGGGTAAAGGGAGAGTTTGCTGCAAATTGGGCGCGTGAGATCAACGCCGAGCGAACGATCCCGATTCACGACGAAGTCTTGTCCGACAAGGGCCGCAACCTGTACGACAACGTATATGAGAACCTTGGCGTTCCAGGCTACACAAGGGTCCCCCAGGGAAAGAACTTCAAGACTGCTTAG
- a CDS encoding bifunctional methylenetetrahydrofolate dehydrogenase/methenyltetrahydrofolate cyclohydrolase — MTAIKLDGKLYRDEIFADLQVRVAALREKGIIPGLATVLVGEDPASQNYVRMKHQDCEKLGIRSVQKQLPADATQEDVETLIDELNADDEVTGYIVQLPLPKHIDENAILERIDPAKDADGLHPVNLGKLVLNEPAPLPCTPNGSIHLLKRFGVELDGAKVVVIGRGVTVGRPIGLILTRRSENSTVTLCHTGTKDLKAETTEADVIIAAAGVPHMLTADMVKPGAAVLDVGVSRVDGKTTGDVHPDVWEVAGAVSPNPGGVGPLTRAFLVRNVVERAEQLG, encoded by the coding sequence GTGACTGCTATCAAATTGGACGGAAAACTCTACCGCGACGAAATCTTCGCGGATCTACAGGTGCGCGTTGCCGCTTTGCGTGAAAAGGGCATCATCCCAGGGCTGGCGACAGTGCTGGTCGGCGAGGATCCTGCGTCGCAGAATTACGTGCGCATGAAGCACCAGGATTGCGAGAAGCTGGGCATTCGCTCGGTGCAAAAGCAGCTCCCGGCAGATGCAACGCAGGAAGATGTTGAAACGCTTATCGACGAGCTCAACGCGGACGACGAGGTCACCGGCTACATTGTGCAGCTTCCGCTTCCGAAGCATATTGACGAAAACGCGATCCTAGAACGCATCGACCCTGCGAAGGACGCGGACGGATTGCATCCGGTGAACCTAGGCAAGCTGGTGCTCAATGAGCCGGCTCCGCTGCCCTGCACACCAAACGGTTCGATTCACCTACTCAAGCGGTTCGGCGTGGAGCTCGATGGAGCGAAGGTTGTTGTTATTGGCCGTGGCGTGACCGTAGGTCGTCCGATTGGTTTGATCCTGACCCGTCGCAGCGAAAACTCAACCGTGACTCTATGTCATACCGGCACCAAGGATCTGAAAGCAGAAACCACCGAGGCAGACGTCATTATTGCGGCGGCTGGCGTCCCGCATATGCTCACAGCGGACATGGTAAAGCCGGGCGCAGCTGTGTTGGATGTGGGCGTTTCACGCGTGGACGGAAAAACCACTGGCGACGTTCACCCAGACGTATGGGAGGTTGCCGGCGCGGTGTCCCCGAACCCAGGTGGCGTCGGCCCGCTCACACGTGCGTTCTTGGTACGCAACGTTGTGGAACGGGCGGAACAGCTTGGCTAA
- a CDS encoding MOSC domain-containing protein, whose translation MRILSTNVAVARLDPGGAERVSGIDKRPVARLVVDKPGPNYGDGSGVAGDTVGDTEHHGGEHKAVYAFSRERLDWWERKLDRSFACGSFGENLTTTGIDLAELLINQRIAVGSTVLEVSVPRSPCRTFAGWIGVDKWQKRFTASGDCGAYFRVIQPGEIVAGDGLELLDRPDHGITMGMAFRAKMGDQELARKVWEARILPPMLQHRLDRRFG comes from the coding sequence ATGAGGATTCTCAGTACCAACGTTGCGGTCGCTCGCCTTGATCCAGGTGGGGCAGAGCGGGTTAGTGGAATCGATAAGCGTCCAGTGGCGCGATTGGTCGTCGATAAGCCAGGACCAAACTACGGTGATGGTTCCGGTGTCGCGGGGGACACAGTCGGTGATACTGAGCATCACGGCGGTGAGCATAAAGCCGTTTACGCATTTTCGCGGGAACGCTTGGACTGGTGGGAGCGAAAGCTTGATCGCTCGTTTGCATGCGGTTCCTTCGGGGAGAATCTCACCACAACTGGTATTGATCTCGCGGAATTGTTGATTAACCAGCGCATTGCCGTGGGATCGACTGTCCTGGAAGTGTCGGTTCCGCGCAGTCCATGCCGTACTTTCGCGGGCTGGATTGGGGTTGACAAGTGGCAGAAACGGTTCACCGCAAGTGGCGATTGCGGAGCGTACTTTCGCGTGATCCAGCCAGGTGAAATCGTTGCCGGGGACGGCTTAGAGCTCCTTGATCGCCCCGATCATGGCATCACCATGGGAATGGCGTTCCGAGCCAAGATGGGGGATCAGGAGCTAGCAAGAAAGGTGTGGGAAGCGCGGATACTTCCGCCAATGTTGCAGCATCGTCTCGATCGTCGTTTTGGCTAG
- a CDS encoding O-acetylhomoserine/O-acetylserine sulfhydrylase, translated as MPQYDNANASEWAFETQSIHAGQHLDSDFGARNQPIYMTTSYVFDDAQHAANRFNLSDAGPIYTRLGNPTTSALEDRIATLEGGVAAVAFASGQAAQTSALINLASAGDHIVTSPRLYGGTHTLFFTTLARLGIEVSFVENPDDPESWQAAVRPNTKAFYGETFGNPIADVLDIPAVAEVAHKNAVPLIVDNTMATAALVRPIELGADLVVASLTKVYSGNGSVMGGIVVDGGKFDWTVEREGEPVFPYFVNPDAAYHGLKYADLGEAAFALKLRAGVLRDTGASLSPFHAWVTLQGLDTLSLRIEKHNENAQKVAEFLASHDKVESVNFAGLEASPWFATKEKLGLKYTGAVLSFNIAGDQNDRTNAWAFIDALKLHSNVANIGDVRSLVVHPASTTHSQSDEEGLALAGISQSTVRLSVGIENVDDIINDLKLGFEAVQC; from the coding sequence ATGCCTCAGTACGATAACGCCAACGCCTCTGAATGGGCTTTTGAGACCCAGTCCATTCACGCAGGTCAGCACTTAGATTCCGATTTCGGCGCACGCAATCAGCCGATTTACATGACCACCTCGTACGTCTTCGATGATGCACAACACGCGGCCAACCGCTTCAACCTTTCCGATGCCGGCCCGATTTACACCCGCCTGGGCAACCCAACGACCAGCGCTCTCGAGGACCGCATCGCAACCTTAGAGGGTGGCGTCGCAGCCGTCGCGTTTGCGTCCGGCCAAGCAGCCCAGACTTCTGCGCTGATCAACCTCGCGTCTGCGGGTGATCATATCGTGACCTCACCACGCCTCTACGGTGGCACTCATACCCTGTTCTTTACCACCCTCGCCCGTTTAGGCATTGAGGTGTCCTTCGTAGAGAACCCTGACGATCCTGAGTCTTGGCAAGCCGCGGTCCGCCCGAACACCAAGGCATTCTACGGTGAGACTTTTGGCAACCCGATCGCTGATGTCCTTGACATTCCAGCAGTAGCCGAGGTCGCACACAAGAACGCCGTCCCCTTGATCGTCGATAACACGATGGCTACCGCTGCTCTCGTGCGTCCGATTGAGCTTGGCGCCGACCTCGTTGTCGCGTCCTTGACCAAGGTCTACTCCGGCAACGGCTCCGTTATGGGCGGCATTGTCGTCGATGGTGGCAAGTTTGATTGGACAGTAGAGCGCGAGGGCGAACCTGTCTTCCCGTACTTTGTAAACCCTGATGCCGCGTACCACGGCCTGAAGTACGCAGACCTTGGCGAGGCAGCCTTCGCACTCAAGCTCCGCGCAGGCGTCCTTCGCGATACCGGCGCATCCCTTTCTCCATTCCATGCGTGGGTCACGCTCCAGGGCCTAGACACCCTGAGCCTACGAATTGAAAAGCACAACGAGAATGCACAGAAGGTCGCAGAGTTCCTCGCGTCCCACGACAAGGTTGAGTCCGTCAATTTCGCAGGCCTCGAAGCTTCTCCGTGGTTTGCAACCAAGGAGAAGCTGGGCCTCAAGTACACCGGCGCAGTTCTCTCCTTCAACATTGCCGGTGACCAGAACGACCGCACCAACGCTTGGGCATTTATCGATGCGTTGAAGCTCCACTCCAACGTCGCCAACATCGGTGACGTTCGCTCCCTCGTCGTCCACCCGGCATCAACCACACACTCCCAGTCCGACGAAGAGGGCTTGGCGCTCGCGGGCATTTCTCAATCCACCGTCCGCCTGTCCGTCGGCATCGAGAACGTCGACGACATCATCAACGATCTCAAGCTCGGTTTCGAGGCCGTCCAGTGCTAA
- the pdxS gene encoding pyridoxal 5'-phosphate synthase lyase subunit PdxS: MTEIKTSTLADNLKGGVIMDVVNAEQAKIAEDAGASAVMALERVPADIRAQGGVARMSDPDLIDGIVNAVSIPVMAKARIGHFVEAQILAELGVDFIDESEVLSPADFTHHINKWDFTVPFVCGATNLGEALRRITEGAAMIRSKGEAGTGDVSEAVRHLRTIKADISRLEKLDRDELFVAAKELQAPYDLVRNVAETGKLPVVLFVAGGVSTPADAALVRQMGAEGIFVGSGIFKSGNPEARAKAIVKAATAYDDPAILAEVSRGLGEAMVGINVADVPAPHRLASRGW; this comes from the coding sequence ATGACTGAAATCAAGACTTCAACACTCGCGGACAACCTCAAGGGCGGCGTCATCATGGACGTGGTCAACGCCGAACAGGCGAAGATTGCCGAGGATGCAGGAGCCAGCGCGGTCATGGCGCTGGAACGCGTCCCGGCAGATATCCGCGCACAAGGCGGCGTCGCTCGGATGTCGGATCCAGATTTAATCGATGGGATCGTCAATGCTGTGTCGATCCCAGTGATGGCGAAGGCGCGCATCGGCCATTTCGTGGAAGCGCAGATTCTTGCCGAACTCGGCGTGGATTTCATCGACGAATCCGAGGTACTCTCTCCAGCGGATTTCACCCACCACATCAACAAGTGGGATTTCACAGTGCCGTTCGTCTGCGGTGCGACCAATCTGGGCGAGGCCTTGCGCCGCATCACAGAGGGCGCGGCCATGATCCGCTCTAAAGGCGAAGCGGGAACGGGCGATGTGTCCGAGGCCGTGCGTCACCTGCGCACAATCAAAGCGGACATCTCACGATTGGAAAAGCTTGATCGCGACGAACTCTTCGTAGCTGCCAAGGAACTGCAGGCACCGTATGACTTAGTTCGCAATGTGGCGGAGACAGGAAAGCTTCCTGTAGTGCTCTTCGTTGCCGGTGGTGTGTCTACTCCGGCCGACGCAGCCCTCGTTCGTCAGATGGGCGCGGAAGGCATCTTCGTTGGGTCGGGAATCTTCAAGTCCGGAAACCCAGAGGCGCGCGCCAAGGCCATCGTTAAGGCTGCGACTGCCTACGACGACCCGGCGATTCTCGCGGAGGTGTCGCGCGGACTAGGCGAAGCGATGGTGGGAATCAACGTCGCTGACGTTCCTGCGCCACACCGCCTCGCCTCACGCGGTTGGTGA